The following are from one region of the Desulfovibrio sp. Huiquan2017 genome:
- a CDS encoding flagellar hook-basal body complex protein — MSFGSMYVGATGVIAHSQGMQVLANNLANVDTIGYKRSGILFGDLMSKQVATGSATYDSGAARVSQMGMGVAVSTIRGIFTDGPLSGSTAATDLAISGDGFFGINDPSGNVRGASHYTRAGNFRFDNQAYLVNAEGYRLQGFAYDRETGQWASGVSDVQLPYEDIVEDGQNVRVVRSQPSATSSVEVITQLDHSATSRISDPNNPFFAMLGAYAANQSNAGSTFGEPGPQYSTPMKVFDADGNSYEMTVYFDPVETTNLSNAVPGYTYWEYLIAMPEGSDGSAAYGTSAAGLAGMGVLTFDDHGALVDMSAFTPGSAGSTDPSDWVPAEFSEDGQPQFNYTFGSNGAATGAASTISYDFGIDSSTGMWSTGGASNAAAVGTNAASLPGMDSINRDARVTTSKSLPSATMYGLQDGYAWGYLNSVSVDEKGVLSGHFSNGQTEEMYRVAMYKFNSPWGLKRDGGTNFVATDASGEAMLGQAGDRGRGTISQNSLEESNVDMAKEFATMIVTQRGYQANTKVITTSDSLLNTLISIKR; from the coding sequence ATGAGTTTCGGAAGCATGTACGTGGGTGCCACAGGCGTCATCGCGCACAGTCAGGGCATGCAGGTCCTGGCCAACAACCTGGCCAACGTCGATACCATCGGCTACAAGCGCTCGGGCATCCTGTTCGGTGACCTCATGAGCAAGCAGGTGGCCACGGGCAGCGCCACGTACGATTCGGGCGCCGCGCGCGTCAGCCAGATGGGCATGGGCGTCGCCGTGTCGACCATCCGGGGCATCTTTACGGACGGGCCCTTGTCGGGGTCCACTGCGGCTACGGACCTGGCCATCTCGGGCGACGGATTCTTTGGGATCAACGACCCCTCGGGGAACGTCCGGGGAGCGTCGCACTACACCCGGGCCGGAAATTTCCGTTTCGACAATCAAGCATATCTAGTCAATGCCGAAGGGTATCGCCTGCAGGGCTTCGCCTACGACCGGGAGACCGGCCAGTGGGCCTCCGGCGTCTCTGACGTCCAATTGCCCTATGAGGACATTGTTGAGGACGGCCAGAACGTCCGTGTGGTTCGCTCCCAGCCGTCCGCCACCTCCTCGGTGGAGGTGATCACCCAACTGGACCACTCGGCGACCAGCCGCATCTCCGACCCCAATAACCCGTTCTTCGCCATGCTCGGGGCGTACGCCGCCAACCAGAGCAACGCCGGTTCGACCTTCGGTGAACCTGGGCCGCAGTATTCCACGCCCATGAAAGTGTTCGACGCGGACGGCAACAGCTATGAGATGACCGTCTATTTCGACCCGGTGGAGACCACGAACCTGTCCAACGCCGTGCCTGGCTATACCTATTGGGAATACCTCATCGCCATGCCCGAGGGGTCGGACGGGTCGGCAGCCTATGGCACCTCGGCGGCCGGACTGGCGGGCATGGGGGTACTGACATTCGACGATCATGGGGCGCTGGTCGATATGTCCGCCTTCACCCCGGGCTCGGCGGGCAGTACCGATCCGTCTGACTGGGTCCCGGCCGAATTCAGCGAGGACGGCCAGCCGCAGTTCAACTACACCTTCGGCAGCAACGGCGCCGCCACGGGCGCGGCTTCGACCATTTCCTACGACTTCGGGATAGATTCCAGCACGGGGATGTGGTCCACGGGCGGAGCGAGCAATGCGGCGGCCGTGGGGACCAACGCGGCCTCGCTCCCCGGGATGGACTCCATCAACCGCGACGCCCGCGTGACCACCAGCAAGAGCCTGCCCTCCGCCACCATGTACGGTCTTCAGGACGGCTACGCCTGGGGCTACCTCAATTCCGTCAGCGTGGACGAGAAGGGCGTTCTCAGCGGACATTTCAGCAACGGCCAGACCGAGGAGATGTATCGGGTGGCCATGTACAAGTTCAACAGCCCGTGGGGGCTCAAGCGTGACGGCGGGACCAACTTCGTGGCCACCGACGCCTCGGGCGAGGCGATGCTCGGCCAGGCCGGGGACCGGGGGCGCGGGACCATCAGCCAGAATTCCCTGGAGGAAAGCAATGTGGACATGGCCAAGGAGTTCGCCACAATGATCGTCACCCAGCGTGGCTACCAGGCCAACACCAAGGTCATCACCACCTCGGACTCCCTCCTGAATACGCTCATCTCGATCAAGCGATAG
- a CDS encoding OmpH family outer membrane protein, which yields MKRILPLLFVAVLALGLSACNQEPSVKIGIVDEAAAFKDNKLATEAMAHLQEMGKPLQDKAETAYKAMQADQTEENVAAYKLAMGELQNTMTAEQQRIVGMVDAKFNEVLDTYRKEKGLSLILSKQAVIASDDAVDITKDIVAAMNKVTMDFSLPEAPKAEAPASTPEAPKAEAPAASTTEAPKAETPAPAAEADKAPAKTAE from the coding sequence ATGAAACGGATTCTTCCCCTGCTCTTCGTCGCCGTCCTGGCCCTGGGCCTGAGCGCCTGCAACCAGGAGCCGTCGGTCAAGATCGGCATCGTGGACGAGGCCGCCGCCTTCAAGGACAACAAACTGGCCACCGAGGCCATGGCCCACCTTCAGGAGATGGGCAAGCCCTTGCAGGACAAGGCCGAGACCGCCTACAAGGCCATGCAGGCCGACCAGACCGAAGAGAATGTGGCCGCCTACAAGCTGGCCATGGGCGAGCTGCAGAACACCATGACCGCCGAACAGCAGCGTATCGTCGGCATGGTGGACGCCAAGTTCAACGAAGTCCTGGATACCTACCGCAAGGAAAAGGGCTTGAGCCTGATCCTGAGCAAGCAGGCCGTCATCGCGTCCGACGACGCCGTGGACATCACCAAGGACATCGTGGCCGCCATGAACAAGGTCACCATGGACTTCTCCCTGCCTGAAGCGCCCAAGGCCGAGGCTCCAGCTTCCACGCCTGAAGCTCCCAAGGCCGAGGCTCCGGCGGCTTCCACGACCGAGGCTCCCAAGGCTGAAACGCCCGCCCCGGCCGCCGAGGCGGACAAGGCTCCGGCCAAGACTGCGGAATAA
- a CDS encoding Hpt domain-containing protein, producing the protein MRDLFDIDQFLASLAHDKELARELVDAFLEDCPKRVAELTEALNAKDAARGTKLAHSLKGMCGVVRADVLGRLALDMEYAGRDGNLDVMRERLGVFIGDLERARELMIRFRDDG; encoded by the coding sequence ATGCGGGATTTGTTCGACATCGACCAGTTCCTGGCCAGTCTGGCCCATGACAAGGAGCTGGCCCGGGAACTCGTCGATGCCTTTCTTGAGGATTGCCCGAAGCGCGTGGCTGAATTGACCGAAGCGCTGAATGCGAAAGATGCGGCCAGGGGGACCAAGCTGGCCCATTCTCTCAAGGGCATGTGCGGCGTGGTTCGCGCGGATGTCCTGGGAAGATTGGCTCTGGATATGGAATATGCCGGTCGGGACGGAAATCTGGACGTCATGCGCGAGAGGCTTGGCGTCTTCATCGGGGATCTGGAGCGGGCCCGGGAGCTCATGATCCGTTTCCGGGACGACGGCTGA
- a CDS encoding 3D domain-containing protein: protein MRIFFNYTVTPVLCAALVIMAVVVVVKQQKIDDLSHRLELAQKTADARKIMVEEARLLQKAKNMSPVRTVTVTAYNPTSEQCDDDPLIAASMRKVRSGTIAVSRDLFDQGWVFGRKVRIEGLGIFEINDLMNKRFHQRIDIFMWDESQAKEFGRKNIKAALLDI, encoded by the coding sequence ATGCGAATATTCTTCAACTACACCGTCACCCCGGTGCTGTGCGCAGCCTTGGTGATCATGGCGGTGGTGGTGGTGGTCAAGCAACAGAAGATCGACGATCTGTCCCACCGCCTGGAGCTGGCCCAAAAGACGGCCGACGCGCGCAAGATCATGGTCGAGGAGGCCCGCCTCCTGCAAAAGGCCAAAAACATGTCCCCGGTGCGTACGGTCACCGTGACCGCCTACAACCCCACTTCCGAACAATGCGACGACGACCCGCTCATCGCCGCATCCATGCGCAAGGTCCGTTCCGGGACCATCGCCGTGTCCCGCGACCTTTTCGACCAAGGCTGGGTTTTCGGCCGCAAGGTCCGCATCGAGGGTCTGGGCATCTTCGAGATCAACGACCTCATGAACAAGCGTTTCCACCAGCGCATCGACATCTTCATGTGGGACGAATCCCAAGCCAAGGAATTCGGCCGCAAGAACATCAAGGCGGCATTGCTCGACATCTAG
- a CDS encoding nitroreductase family protein: MFADKDICKRCGACLNECPFDLIVEDREGFPKLRPAARKTCINCGHCVAVCPVGAVTLPEMPAVTPGLSPAQCAPLDRGLKLSPAQADQFLSGRRSVRTYRDKPVPEDVLNHLFAVSAFAPSAKNGQPAHWIVTRTPQATRRLAGMTVDYMATNSIMPGVVKNWARGVDKILHGAPHVAVAHAPEDGFNPAEDCALAAAYLELAAHAHGLGACWAGFLMEVAEGCCNIRRELGIPEGHGVYAALMLGYPKYRYPRIPARKNVVIDWLD; the protein is encoded by the coding sequence ATGTTTGCCGACAAGGATATCTGCAAGCGCTGCGGCGCGTGTCTGAACGAATGTCCCTTCGACCTTATCGTCGAAGACCGCGAGGGCTTTCCCAAGCTCCGCCCCGCCGCCAGGAAAACCTGCATCAACTGCGGGCACTGCGTGGCCGTCTGTCCTGTGGGGGCCGTGACCCTGCCCGAAATGCCCGCCGTGACCCCGGGCCTGTCCCCGGCCCAGTGCGCGCCGTTGGACCGTGGTCTCAAGCTGTCCCCGGCCCAGGCCGACCAGTTCCTGTCCGGGCGGCGTTCGGTTCGCACCTACCGGGACAAGCCCGTGCCCGAGGACGTTCTCAACCACCTTTTTGCCGTGTCCGCCTTCGCGCCCAGCGCCAAGAATGGCCAGCCCGCGCACTGGATCGTGACCCGCACGCCCCAGGCCACCCGCCGCCTGGCGGGCATGACCGTGGACTACATGGCCACCAATTCGATCATGCCCGGCGTGGTCAAGAACTGGGCGCGCGGCGTGGACAAGATCCTGCACGGCGCTCCCCACGTGGCCGTGGCCCATGCCCCCGAGGACGGCTTCAACCCGGCCGAGGACTGCGCCCTTGCCGCCGCCTATCTCGAACTCGCGGCCCACGCCCATGGCCTGGGCGCCTGTTGGGCCGGGTTTCTCATGGAGGTTGCCGAGGGTTGCTGCAACATTCGTAGGGAACTGGGCATTCCCGAGGGCCACGGGGTGTACGCCGCCCTGATGCTCGGCTATCCGAAATACCGCTACCCGCGCATCCCGGCCCGGAAGAACGTCGTGATCGATTGGTTGGATTAG
- a CDS encoding GGDEF domain-containing protein, protein MPTDHPAAPRPTARHKVLYAASVLALAVLLCVCFGVVYTLRLDPGGNYDRLMQLAYLCMVAGFLVLAAQGLLVFKKILAGMNRDAARADDLAEQMQRLAVLDGLTQAYNRGKFEEVMTRELGNVRRYGLDLSGIMLDVDEFRTINQTHGYSAGDRLLANLAHYLEAQIRTNDLLFRWHGGKFVILCPHTDVDRAAIVAEKLRMLVGHKLFGGKIRMTLSLGVVQAEEEDTTTDFTQRLQSGLAASKNAGRDKVTVVRPRMFPN, encoded by the coding sequence ATGCCCACGGATCACCCCGCCGCCCCACGGCCCACGGCGCGCCACAAGGTCCTGTACGCCGCAAGCGTCCTGGCCTTGGCCGTGCTGCTGTGCGTCTGTTTCGGAGTGGTCTACACCCTGCGCCTGGACCCGGGCGGGAACTACGACAGGCTCATGCAGTTGGCCTACCTGTGCATGGTGGCCGGGTTTCTGGTCCTCGCGGCCCAGGGGCTGCTCGTATTCAAGAAAATCCTGGCCGGGATGAACCGGGATGCAGCCCGGGCGGACGATCTGGCCGAGCAGATGCAGCGCCTGGCGGTGCTGGACGGCCTGACCCAGGCCTACAACCGGGGCAAATTCGAAGAGGTCATGACCCGGGAGCTGGGCAACGTCCGGCGCTATGGGCTGGACCTGTCCGGGATCATGCTCGACGTGGACGAATTCCGGACCATCAACCAAACCCACGGCTATTCCGCCGGAGACCGCCTCCTGGCCAACCTGGCCCACTACCTGGAAGCGCAGATCAGGACCAACGACCTCCTTTTCCGCTGGCACGGCGGCAAATTCGTCATCCTCTGCCCGCACACGGATGTTGACCGGGCCGCCATCGTGGCCGAGAAGCTCCGCATGCTCGTAGGCCACAAGCTCTTCGGCGGCAAGATCCGCATGACCCTTTCCCTGGGCGTGGTCCAGGCCGAGGAGGAAGATACCACCACGGACTTCACCCAGCGGTTGCAATCGGGCCTGGCCGCATCCAAGAACGCCGGACGGGACAAAGTCACTGTGGTTCGGCCCCGAATGTTCCCGAACTGA
- a CDS encoding EAL domain-containing protein gives MPQDKNTHYLKYAPIKVLLPSVLMLLLFTGSIFLYLLPSVETTLLDVEKEKVVEITDTVIGTLTHLNDMAMRGEISLEYAERLGAGFVKATRYGPNAKAYFWITDLTPRMIMHPYRPELNGRDLTDYRDREGKRIFMEFVRVARRTPDAFVNYYWQWQDQPDRIVRKLSHVRLFAPWGWVLGTGLYTDEVQTEIGVYRDHVALIFLGILLSSALLSLYVIRQAGMTERKKIQIQGQREKLVRVLQESEERYRTIADFGYDWEIWIGTDGAVHYCSPACQRITGHPPERFFESPGLIREIILKDDLDAWDAYLVEANSDRGAPLDFRILTADGKTRWLGAVGRAVSGIGGKPLGMRLSFRDITDRKAMEEQLRHQALHDPLTNLANRTLCLDRLGQAMRRAKRRENYFFAVVFLDLDRFKIINDSLGHRFGDMVLTETGIRLTSEMRALDTVSRFGGDEFVLLLDELSSPGEAIRIIKRVRERLSEPFRFNGNEVQTTASFGIVLSPVTDGKAADVLQHANIAMHRAKEAGRNRFKVFTERMLETAVDQLTLENDMRRGLANDEFRVVYQPIMDLAGSDIVGFEALARWDHPDRGAIPPGEFIPMAEESGLIIPLGEWVLQQALRTLAGWRNETEGVDDIFMSVNLSSKQFARVELDKIVVKTLDRYGLPPSCLKLEITESSIMGNPESSLRILNRLKKAGVHFSIDDFGTGYSSLAQLQQLPVDTLKVDRAFITRMRTDPENMEIVRAVIALGHSLDLNVVAEGVENPEQLCSLLNLSCNCVQGFYFHEPMSAATARELLKQRTTGTAEQIRQKMDAARRDCKPGE, from the coding sequence ATGCCGCAGGACAAAAACACGCACTACCTCAAGTACGCCCCCATCAAGGTCCTTTTGCCCTCGGTCCTGATGCTTCTGCTCTTTACCGGTTCCATTTTCCTTTATCTCCTGCCGTCCGTGGAAACGACCCTGCTCGATGTCGAGAAGGAAAAGGTCGTGGAGATCACCGACACCGTGATCGGCACCCTAACGCACCTGAACGACATGGCCATGCGGGGCGAAATCTCCCTGGAATACGCCGAACGATTGGGCGCGGGTTTCGTCAAGGCCACCCGCTACGGCCCGAACGCCAAGGCCTACTTCTGGATCACGGACCTGACCCCCCGCATGATCATGCACCCCTACCGCCCGGAGCTGAACGGCCGGGACCTGACCGACTACCGCGACCGCGAGGGCAAGCGGATCTTCATGGAATTCGTTCGCGTGGCCAGGCGCACTCCGGACGCCTTCGTGAACTATTACTGGCAATGGCAGGACCAGCCCGACCGCATCGTCCGCAAGCTCTCGCACGTGCGCCTGTTCGCCCCATGGGGCTGGGTCCTCGGCACAGGACTGTACACCGACGAAGTGCAGACCGAAATCGGCGTGTACCGCGACCATGTGGCCCTGATCTTCCTCGGCATCCTTCTGTCCAGCGCCCTGCTTTCGCTGTACGTCATCCGGCAGGCGGGCATGACCGAGCGAAAGAAGATCCAGATCCAGGGACAACGGGAAAAGCTGGTCCGCGTGCTCCAGGAAAGCGAGGAGCGCTACCGGACCATCGCGGACTTCGGCTACGACTGGGAGATATGGATCGGCACGGACGGCGCGGTCCACTACTGCTCCCCGGCCTGCCAGCGGATTACCGGCCATCCGCCCGAGCGGTTCTTTGAAAGCCCCGGCCTGATCCGGGAAATCATCCTCAAGGACGACCTGGACGCCTGGGACGCCTATCTGGTGGAGGCCAATTCCGACCGGGGCGCTCCGCTGGACTTCCGCATCCTGACCGCCGACGGAAAGACCCGCTGGCTCGGCGCGGTCGGCCGGGCCGTGTCCGGCATCGGCGGCAAGCCGCTGGGCATGCGCCTGAGCTTCCGCGACATCACCGATCGCAAGGCCATGGAAGAGCAGCTCCGCCACCAGGCCCTGCACGATCCCCTGACCAACCTGGCCAACCGGACCCTGTGCCTGGACCGGCTGGGCCAGGCCATGCGAAGGGCCAAACGGCGCGAGAACTATTTCTTCGCGGTCGTCTTCCTGGACCTCGACCGCTTCAAGATCATCAACGATTCCCTGGGCCACCGCTTCGGCGACATGGTCCTGACCGAAACGGGCATCCGGCTGACCAGCGAAATGCGCGCCCTGGACACGGTCTCGCGATTCGGCGGCGACGAATTCGTCCTGCTCCTGGACGAGCTGTCCAGTCCGGGCGAGGCCATCCGCATCATCAAGCGCGTGCGCGAACGACTGTCCGAGCCGTTCCGCTTCAACGGCAACGAGGTCCAGACCACGGCCAGTTTCGGCATCGTCCTCAGCCCGGTGACGGACGGCAAGGCCGCCGATGTACTCCAGCACGCCAACATAGCCATGCACCGCGCAAAGGAGGCCGGACGCAACCGCTTCAAGGTCTTCACCGAACGCATGCTCGAAACGGCCGTGGATCAATTGACCCTGGAAAACGACATGCGCCGGGGGCTGGCCAACGACGAATTCCGCGTGGTTTATCAGCCGATCATGGATCTGGCCGGTTCGGACATCGTCGGCTTCGAGGCCCTGGCCCGTTGGGACCACCCGGACCGGGGAGCCATCCCGCCCGGCGAGTTCATCCCCATGGCCGAAGAGTCCGGGCTGATCATCCCGCTGGGCGAGTGGGTCCTGCAACAGGCCCTGCGCACCCTGGCCGGGTGGCGCAACGAAACCGAAGGCGTGGACGACATCTTCATGTCCGTGAACCTGTCGAGCAAACAGTTCGCACGCGTCGAGCTGGACAAGATTGTGGTCAAAACCCTGGATCGGTACGGGCTGCCGCCCTCCTGCCTCAAGCTCGAAATCACCGAGTCCTCCATCATGGGCAACCCCGAATCCTCCCTGCGCATCCTCAACCGGCTCAAGAAGGCCGGGGTGCACTTCTCCATCGACGACTTCGGCACGGGTTACTCCTCCCTGGCCCAACTCCAGCAACTGCCGGTGGACACCCTCAAGGTGGACCGGGCCTTCATCACGCGCATGCGCACCGACCCGGAGAACATGGAGATCGTCAGGGCGGTCATCGCTCTGGGGCACTCCCTGGACCTCAACGTGGTCGCCGAAGGCGTGGAAAACCCGGAACAGCTCTGCTCGTTGCTCAACCTGTCCTGCAACTGCGTCCAGGGCTTCTACTTCCACGAACCCATGAGCGCGGCCACGGCCCGGGAGCTGCTCAAGCAACGCACCACCGGGACCGCCGAACAAATCCGGCAAAAGATGGATGCGGCCAGGCGCGACTGCAAACCCGGGGAGTAG
- a CDS encoding RNA methyltransferase has translation MLDELVVVLFRPKYPENIGSAARACLNMGVSRLVVVDPYNFNMDKALPLATVHARHILESARIVDTLAQAVEGCTAIFGTTARTGGWRKGIMSPETLANVVDERLRTGGRVAVVFGPEDKGLTNEETAVCSGLMTIPTNREGTSLNLAQAVVVVLYECFKRSLAAPLVADGPPEERPTTVKEQEALFSNLQETLLAIDFLKDDNPDYWMLPVRRFFSKINLKRNEFNLLMGVCRQVRWFVDKYGPRGGGGAR, from the coding sequence ATGCTGGATGAACTCGTGGTGGTCCTGTTCCGCCCCAAATACCCGGAGAATATCGGCTCCGCCGCCCGCGCCTGCCTGAACATGGGCGTGTCCCGTCTGGTGGTGGTCGATCCGTACAACTTCAATATGGACAAGGCCCTGCCCCTGGCCACGGTCCACGCCCGGCACATCCTGGAGTCGGCGCGTATCGTGGACACTCTGGCCCAGGCCGTGGAGGGCTGCACCGCGATTTTCGGCACCACGGCCCGCACCGGGGGCTGGCGAAAGGGGATCATGAGTCCCGAGACCCTGGCGAACGTGGTGGACGAGCGGCTGCGCACGGGCGGCCGGGTGGCCGTGGTCTTCGGTCCCGAGGACAAGGGGCTGACCAACGAGGAGACCGCCGTTTGCTCCGGGTTGATGACCATCCCCACCAATCGCGAGGGCACTTCCCTGAACCTGGCCCAAGCGGTGGTCGTGGTCCTGTACGAATGCTTCAAGCGCTCCCTGGCCGCCCCCCTCGTGGCGGATGGCCCGCCCGAGGAGCGCCCGACCACGGTCAAGGAACAGGAAGCCCTGTTCTCCAATCTCCAGGAAACCCTGCTGGCCATCGACTTCCTCAAGGACGACAACCCGGACTACTGGATGCTCCCGGTGCGCCGGTTCTTCAGCAAGATCAACTTGAAGCGCAACGAGTTCAACCTGCTCATGGGTGTCTGCCGCCAGGTACGCTGGTTTGTGGACAAGTATGGCCCGAGGGGCGGGGGCGGCGCGCGCTGA
- a CDS encoding TAXI family TRAP transporter solute-binding subunit: MKRIYILVFALALVFGMSFEAHAKKRYVFGGGPAGGTFQIVANAIQVFGPIKDNPDFSIKAQSSGGSTENLRTVNAGRCAFGTVYAGEVYLGRNGKLTGDPNKYENILTVGYLYGAPAQLVVRKGSGIASAKDLAGKKVGVGNAGSGAFANCERFFTHLGIWDKIERNAMGYNDAAQAFGNEQLDAFWLLTAYPSGAVIMAAQTNDIDLVDVGADAENSGYYAAYPYFGKLTIPAGTYRGVDHDTPSFFDSALLVANADVPAEDVYQLLKAVWSEAGLKHMVEQKKTFKAMSVADGLKGINPAATPLHPGAVKFWKEMGVLK, translated from the coding sequence ATGAAACGGATTTACATCCTGGTCTTTGCCCTTGCCCTAGTTTTCGGCATGTCTTTCGAAGCGCACGCCAAAAAACGCTATGTCTTCGGCGGCGGTCCGGCGGGCGGCACCTTCCAGATCGTCGCCAACGCCATCCAGGTCTTCGGTCCCATCAAAGACAATCCCGACTTTTCCATCAAGGCCCAGTCCTCGGGCGGCTCCACCGAGAACCTGCGCACGGTCAATGCGGGCCGTTGCGCCTTCGGCACCGTGTACGCGGGCGAGGTCTATCTCGGCCGTAACGGCAAGTTGACCGGCGATCCGAACAAGTACGAGAACATCCTGACCGTGGGCTATCTCTATGGCGCGCCCGCCCAGTTGGTCGTCCGCAAGGGGTCGGGCATCGCCTCTGCCAAGGACCTGGCCGGGAAAAAAGTCGGCGTGGGCAACGCCGGTTCCGGCGCGTTCGCCAACTGCGAACGGTTCTTCACCCACCTGGGCATCTGGGACAAGATCGAGCGCAACGCCATGGGCTACAACGACGCGGCCCAGGCCTTCGGCAACGAGCAGCTCGACGCCTTCTGGCTGCTGACCGCCTACCCGTCCGGGGCCGTCATCATGGCCGCCCAGACCAACGACATCGACCTGGTGGACGTCGGGGCGGATGCCGAGAACTCCGGCTATTACGCGGCCTACCCCTACTTCGGCAAGCTGACCATCCCGGCGGGCACCTACCGCGGGGTGGATCACGACACCCCCTCTTTCTTCGATTCCGCGCTGCTCGTGGCCAACGCCGACGTGCCCGCCGAGGACGTCTATCAACTCCTCAAGGCCGTCTGGTCCGAAGCGGGCCTGAAGCACATGGTCGAACAGAAGAAGACGTTCAAGGCCATGAGCGTGGCCGACGGCCTCAAGGGCATAAACCCGGCCGCCACGCCCCTGCACCCCGGTGCGGTGAAGTTCTGGAAGGAAATGGGCGTCCTGAAGTAG